One Methanobacterium sp. Maddingley MBC34 DNA segment encodes these proteins:
- a CDS encoding ribosomal protein L13, archaeal/eukaryotic (PFAM: Ribosomal protein L13~TIGRFAM: ribosomal protein L13, archaeal/eukaryotic), with translation MIIDGEGLVLGRLASTVSKKLLSGERVTVLNAEKIIISGNKDWAYAKYKQRLDRASISNPRRMGPKYPRRPDDIFRRTVRGMIPYKQPKGREALKGLRVHVGVPMEFASEEIGQLDEAQPKNITKSVELGKLSKLLGAKF, from the coding sequence ATGATTATAGATGGAGAAGGACTCGTCCTGGGAAGACTGGCAAGTACAGTCAGTAAAAAACTTCTCTCTGGGGAACGGGTAACAGTTTTAAATGCAGAAAAGATTATAATTTCTGGTAACAAGGATTGGGCCTATGCCAAGTACAAACAGAGACTTGACCGGGCCAGTATATCCAACCCCAGACGAATGGGACCAAAATACCCACGCCGACCTGACGACATATTCCGAAGAACTGTAAGGGGTATGATACCATACAAACAGCCCAAAGGAAGAGAAGCATTAAAGGGCCTGCGAGTTCACGTTGGAGTACCTATGGAATTTGCAAGTGAAGAAATCGGCCAGTTAGACGAAGCCCAGCCCAAAAACATTACCAAGTCAGTGGAACTGGGAAAACTATCCAAACTACTCGGAGCCAAATTCTAA
- a CDS encoding ribosomal protein L18E (PFAM: Ribosomal protein L18e/L15): MKTNPQINQLIKILKEKARQEEASLWRDLARRLKKSTRSQAEVNLSRINRYTSDDEIVLVPGKVLGSGALDHKVQVAALDFSKQAEEKIVSAGGKCMDITLLMEENPSGSGVKIIQ; this comes from the coding sequence ATGAAAACTAACCCCCAAATTAACCAACTCATAAAGATCCTCAAAGAAAAAGCCCGTCAGGAAGAAGCATCCCTATGGAGGGACCTGGCACGAAGGCTAAAAAAATCCACCCGCAGTCAGGCAGAGGTTAACCTTTCCAGAATAAACAGATACACCAGTGATGATGAAATAGTACTGGTACCTGGAAAAGTCCTGGGAAGCGGAGCACTGGACCACAAAGTCCAAGTAGCAGCACTGGACTTCTCAAAGCAGGCAGAAGAAAAAATTGTAAGTGCCGGTGGCAAATGCATGGATATCACCCTTCTCATGGAAGAAAATCCATCCGGAAGCGGAGTAAAAATTATTCAATAA
- a CDS encoding DNA-directed RNA polymerase, alpha subunit/40 kD subunit (PFAM: RNA polymerase Rpb3/Rpb11 dimerisation domain; RNA polymerase Rpb3/RpoA insert domain): MEIEIKTRENDQLIFTVEGVDVSMVNALRRISMVEVPTLAIETVEILKNDARIFDEALAHRLGLVPLTTDLESLVPAEDCDCEGHCSRCSISLILKGKGPKTLYSGDLKSEDPNLKPVLDTIPLVKLKEGDEVELEAIAQLGFGKEHAKWQPTTTCAYKHYPEINIDLDKCEACLDCVKECPRNVLEFNEKNNQITVVDLENCSMCRTCVKDCQNKAITVEIVEDKFIFRIETDGSLSPTEVLTRACDILSEKADKVVTFCEEGGS; encoded by the coding sequence ATGGAGATAGAAATTAAAACCAGGGAAAATGACCAGTTAATCTTCACCGTGGAAGGTGTGGATGTTAGCATGGTCAATGCCCTGCGCCGGATCTCTATGGTGGAAGTCCCCACATTGGCCATTGAAACCGTGGAGATCTTAAAAAACGATGCACGTATATTCGACGAAGCATTGGCCCACCGACTGGGACTGGTACCACTCACCACCGACCTGGAATCATTGGTACCGGCAGAAGACTGTGACTGTGAAGGTCACTGCTCCCGCTGCAGCATATCCCTCATCTTAAAAGGTAAAGGACCAAAAACACTCTATTCCGGGGACCTTAAATCAGAGGACCCCAATCTAAAACCAGTCCTGGACACCATTCCACTGGTAAAACTCAAAGAAGGAGACGAAGTGGAACTGGAAGCCATAGCACAGTTAGGATTTGGTAAAGAGCATGCTAAATGGCAGCCCACCACCACCTGTGCTTACAAACATTATCCAGAGATCAACATAGACCTGGATAAATGTGAGGCATGCCTGGATTGTGTGAAGGAATGCCCTAGAAACGTTCTGGAATTTAATGAAAAAAATAACCAGATAACAGTGGTGGACCTGGAAAACTGTTCTATGTGCAGGACATGCGTTAAGGACTGCCAGAACAAGGCCATTACCGTAGAGATTGTGGAGGATAAATTTATCTTCCGCATTGAAACCGACGGTTCACTATCTCCAACAGAAGTACTCACTCGCGCATGCGATATATTATCAGAAAAAGCTGATAAAGTCGTTACTTTTTGTGAAGAAGGAGGAAGTTAA
- a CDS encoding archaeal ribosomal protein S11P (PFAM: Ribosomal protein S11~TIGRFAM: archaeal ribosomal protein S11P), translating to MAEKAKEKWGVANVYSSFNNTIITITDVTGAETISQWSGGKVVRADRQESSPFAAMEAASRAADDVKEKGIVGLHIKVRAPGGNGPRSPGPGAQATIRALARAGIKIGKIEDVTPIPHDGTGRPGGKRGRRV from the coding sequence ATGGCAGAAAAAGCAAAAGAAAAATGGGGAGTAGCCAACGTATACTCATCCTTTAACAACACCATCATCACCATCACCGATGTTACCGGAGCTGAAACCATCAGTCAATGGTCTGGTGGTAAAGTTGTCCGAGCAGACAGGCAGGAATCATCACCCTTTGCAGCAATGGAAGCCGCAAGCAGGGCAGCAGATGATGTAAAGGAAAAAGGAATAGTAGGCCTGCACATCAAGGTGCGAGCACCTGGTGGAAATGGACCACGCTCACCTGGACCTGGAGCACAGGCAACCATCCGAGCACTGGCCCGTGCCGGAATAAAAATCGGAAAGATTGAAGATGTAACACCCATCCCCCACGATGGTACAGGAAGACCCGGTGGTAAAAGGGGTAGAAGGGTATAA
- a CDS encoding ribosomal protein S4/S9 (PFAM: S4 domain~TIGRFAM: ribosomal protein S4(archaeal type)/S9(eukaryote cytosolic type)): protein MGHPRKARKQYDTPSHPWNADRIKQENKLVQKYGLKNKKEVWKAETMIKRYRRDARELLGMSSEHTSTERQQLLNHLIRLGILPENAKLEAVLDLTVEDVLRRRLQTVVHRKGLAYTAKEARVFVVHGHIAMNNRKIDSPSYLVKRGEEELIGYYPGSAVIKLKIPETPKKEKPKKERPKRDSYRGRGRRNRR from the coding sequence ATGGGACATCCAAGAAAGGCTAGGAAACAATACGATACCCCTTCACACCCCTGGAATGCAGACCGCATAAAACAGGAAAACAAATTAGTTCAAAAATACGGCTTGAAAAACAAAAAAGAAGTTTGGAAAGCCGAAACTATGATTAAAAGGTACAGGAGAGACGCCAGGGAACTGCTGGGTATGTCCAGTGAACATACCTCCACTGAAAGGCAGCAACTCCTGAACCACCTAATACGATTAGGTATACTACCAGAAAACGCTAAACTGGAAGCTGTTCTGGACCTGACTGTGGAAGATGTGCTACGCCGCAGACTACAGACAGTGGTTCACCGGAAAGGACTGGCATACACAGCCAAAGAAGCACGAGTATTCGTGGTTCACGGACACATAGCCATGAACAACAGAAAAATCGACTCCCCCAGTTACCTGGTAAAAAGAGGAGAAGAAGAACTCATTGGATACTATCCAGGTTCAGCAGTTATAAAACTCAAAATCCCTGAAACACCCAAAAAGGAAAAACCTAAAAAGGAAAGACCAAAAAGGGATTCATACAGAGGAAGAGGAAGGAGAAATAGGAGATAA
- a CDS encoding archaeal ribosomal protein S13P (PFAM: Ribosomal protein S13/S18~TIGRFAM: archaeal ribosomal protein S13P), with the protein MEEEFKHMVRIARKDINGNKTIVNALTDIKGVGKALSGAICTTMDFDPNQKIGTLSDEEVLRLEEAVKNPKNDIIPEWMLNRRNDYETGQTTHLIESDLVMCLRDDLNRMKKTRSYKGRRHEVGLPVRGQRTKSTFRKGSSVGVRRRRRG; encoded by the coding sequence ATGGAAGAAGAATTCAAACACATGGTCCGGATCGCCCGTAAGGACATAAACGGGAACAAGACCATAGTAAACGCCTTAACCGATATAAAAGGAGTGGGCAAGGCATTATCCGGTGCAATATGCACCACTATGGATTTTGATCCAAACCAGAAAATAGGAACCTTATCAGATGAAGAAGTTCTACGCCTGGAAGAAGCAGTTAAAAATCCTAAAAACGATATAATACCTGAATGGATGCTCAACCGTCGTAATGACTATGAAACTGGCCAGACAACCCACCTCATAGAATCTGATCTGGTGATGTGTCTCCGGGATGATCTCAACCGTATGAAGAAAACCCGAAGTTACAAGGGTAGAAGACACGAAGTGGGACTACCAGTAAGGGGTCAGAGAACCAAATCCACCTTCCGTAAAGGAAGCTCCGTTGGAGTTAGAAGGAGAAGAAGAGGATAA
- a CDS encoding rRNA pseudouridine synthase, putative (PFAM: PUA domain; TruB family pseudouridylate synthase (N terminal domain); DKCLD (NUC011) domain~TIGRFAM: rRNA pseudouridine synthase, putative; tRNA pseudouridine 55 synthase; uncharacterized domain 2), which translates to MLKCNNQSIYILKKGSFRMAELLQKAYGETDPQYGCKPEERPIEEHLSRGIINLDKPSGPTSHEIDAWVKRILPCEKTGHGGTLDPRVTGVLPIGIDTATRAIQLLLEAPKEYVCLMHLHEDVGETRIRNILEEFTGKIFQTPPLRSAVKRELRVRTIYYVNILEIDGQDALFKIGCEAGTYIRKYCHDIGEALGCGAHMAELRRTRVADFKEDETLKTLQDVTDAYHYWREDDDEAPLRECVLPMERAASHLKKVVVRDSAVDALCHGADLAAGGILKLSEGIKRNETLAVLTLKGELVAAGEALATTNEIDQADKGIMVNIKKVFMEPGTYPMMWK; encoded by the coding sequence TTGCTTAAATGCAATAATCAGTCCATTTATATATTAAAAAAAGGTTCATTTCGCATGGCAGAACTCCTCCAGAAAGCCTACGGGGAAACAGATCCCCAGTATGGCTGTAAGCCAGAAGAACGGCCCATTGAGGAGCACCTGTCCCGGGGGATCATCAACCTGGATAAACCTTCAGGCCCCACATCCCATGAAATCGATGCATGGGTTAAGAGGATTCTCCCCTGTGAGAAAACAGGTCATGGCGGGACCCTGGATCCCAGGGTCACCGGTGTGCTGCCCATTGGAATTGACACCGCAACCAGAGCCATACAACTACTCCTGGAAGCACCCAAAGAATACGTGTGCCTCATGCACCTCCATGAAGATGTGGGCGAGACCCGTATTCGAAATATTCTGGAGGAATTCACCGGTAAAATATTCCAAACCCCCCCACTGCGTTCTGCAGTCAAAAGAGAACTACGGGTACGGACCATTTACTACGTTAACATTCTGGAAATAGATGGTCAGGATGCACTCTTTAAGATCGGTTGTGAGGCTGGTACCTATATTCGTAAGTACTGCCACGATATTGGTGAAGCATTAGGATGCGGAGCCCATATGGCAGAACTGCGCAGAACACGGGTGGCAGATTTCAAAGAGGATGAAACCCTGAAAACCCTGCAGGATGTCACTGATGCCTACCATTACTGGAGAGAAGATGATGATGAAGCACCCCTCAGGGAGTGTGTGCTACCCATGGAACGTGCTGCCAGCCATCTTAAAAAAGTAGTGGTAAGAGATTCAGCAGTAGATGCACTGTGCCACGGTGCAGATCTTGCAGCAGGTGGAATATTAAAGTTGAGTGAAGGTATTAAGAGGAATGAAACCCTGGCAGTTTTAACCCTTAAGGGTGAACTGGTGGCTGCTGGTGAAGCGCTTGCCACAACCAATGAAATTGATCAGGCCGATAAGGGCATCATGGTAAATATAAAAAAGGTTTTTATGGAACCTGGAACATACCCAATGATGTGGAAGTAA
- a CDS encoding ribosomal protein L14E/L6E/L27E (PFAM: KOW motif), translating to MPAIEVGRICMKISGREAGEKCVIVEIIDDKFVEVMGSTVKNRRCNIKHLEPLDQVIEIKTEDAEEIKKEFEAAIA from the coding sequence ATGCCAGCAATAGAAGTTGGAAGAATTTGTATGAAAATCTCCGGAAGAGAAGCCGGTGAAAAATGTGTAATAGTCGAGATTATAGATGATAAATTTGTGGAAGTAATGGGAAGTACTGTTAAAAACCGCAGATGCAACATAAAACACTTGGAACCCTTGGACCAGGTAATTGAAATCAAGACTGAAGACGCTGAAGAAATTAAAAAAGAATTTGAGGCTGCAATTGCTTAA
- a CDS encoding cytidylate kinase, putative (PFAM: Cytidylate kinase~TIGRFAM: cytidylate kinase, putative), which produces MIITIGGPAGSGTSTTSHILSEKTGIPYISAGDIFRQMARERDMDVLEFSKFAEGNIKIDQEIDQRQAKLADEADDLIVEGRISAYFVDADLKVWCNAPLDVRAERISQRENKSIELAREEIITREASEAQRYLEIHQIDIKNMDVYDIVINTHAFKADNVARIIVKVTEVIRCQQ; this is translated from the coding sequence ATGATCATAACCATTGGTGGACCAGCTGGAAGTGGAACCAGTACAACCTCCCACATACTATCTGAAAAAACAGGAATCCCCTACATATCTGCAGGGGACATCTTCCGGCAGATGGCACGAGAAAGGGATATGGATGTACTGGAGTTCAGTAAATTCGCCGAGGGAAACATAAAAATTGATCAGGAAATAGACCAGAGACAGGCTAAATTAGCTGACGAGGCCGATGATCTCATTGTTGAAGGCCGCATATCAGCCTATTTTGTAGATGCTGATTTGAAAGTATGGTGTAATGCACCCCTGGATGTTCGCGCAGAGCGAATCAGCCAAAGGGAAAATAAATCCATTGAACTTGCCCGAGAAGAAATCATAACCCGAGAAGCCAGTGAAGCCCAACGGTACCTGGAAATACACCAGATAGACATTAAAAACATGGATGTCTACGATATTGTAATTAACACTCACGCCTTTAAGGCTGATAACGTCGCTCGAATCATAGTAAAAGTAACTGAGGTGATTAGATGCCAGCAATAG
- a CDS encoding ribosomal protein L34E (PFAM: Ribosomal protein L34e), with protein sequence MPALRYRSRTYKRTFRRTPGGKTVLHYKKKKPKKHHCAECGKLLHGVPRGRPYQIRKLAKSKKRPNRPFGGNLCTECTRRLFKEQARSLFESQDTESQDSEIQDTESQDTEE encoded by the coding sequence ATGCCAGCGTTAAGATACAGATCACGAACGTATAAAAGAACCTTCCGTAGAACCCCTGGAGGCAAAACTGTCCTCCACTACAAGAAGAAAAAACCTAAAAAGCACCACTGTGCTGAATGTGGTAAACTCTTACATGGAGTTCCACGAGGAAGACCTTACCAGATAAGAAAACTTGCCAAGTCTAAAAAAAGACCAAACAGACCATTCGGCGGTAACCTCTGCACAGAATGCACACGCAGATTATTCAAAGAACAGGCCAGGTCTCTCTTTGAATCTCAAGATACTGAATCTCAAGATAGTGAAATTCAAGATACTGAATCTCAAGATACTGAGGAATAG
- a CDS encoding putative membrane protein (PFAM: Integral membrane protein DUF106) has product MAFEFITQPIFGVLDFVFMPMVNMFGPMIGVFIISTIVAFFITLANKLLVDQDRLQFLQKEMKGFQQETMAAQKSGDAKAMAEVQKKQAEFMDLQKEMMMNSFKPMIVTMIPILLIFWWMAAQPAISKLVVELPSFVFYVLLVPLFHMFYHQSPGVPYMAIEWLGWYILCSFAMSLIFRKLMGLKTGGM; this is encoded by the coding sequence ATGGCATTTGAATTTATAACTCAACCAATATTCGGTGTACTGGACTTCGTGTTCATGCCCATGGTCAACATGTTTGGCCCTATGATAGGTGTGTTCATAATATCCACTATAGTGGCCTTTTTCATAACCCTGGCCAACAAGCTTCTGGTGGACCAGGACCGGTTGCAGTTTTTGCAGAAGGAAATGAAAGGTTTCCAGCAGGAAACCATGGCAGCCCAGAAATCAGGGGATGCTAAAGCAATGGCTGAAGTTCAGAAAAAACAGGCAGAGTTCATGGACTTACAGAAAGAGATGATGATGAACTCCTTCAAACCAATGATAGTTACCATGATACCTATCCTGCTGATATTCTGGTGGATGGCTGCTCAACCTGCTATAAGTAAATTGGTTGTTGAATTACCTTCATTTGTATTCTATGTGCTACTGGTTCCCCTGTTCCATATGTTTTACCACCAGTCACCTGGAGTTCCCTACATGGCCATTGAATGGCTGGGATGGTATATTCTCTGCTCATTCGCAATGTCCTTAATATTCCGGAAACTCATGGGACTTAAAACTGGGGGAATGTAA
- a CDS encoding archaeal adenylate kinase — MKVVVVAGIPGSGSTTVLQHALKETDYVHVNYGDVMLEIAQEMKLVEDRDSMRKLPPETQKEVQKKAAGTIRARAEVANTIVDTHCTIKTPSGFLPGLPQWVLEELQPDMFILIEADGDEILMRRVSDTTRTRDTERLQDINLHQEMNRATAMAYAVYTGATVKIIENHNDHLESSVEEMKKTL, encoded by the coding sequence ATGAAAGTTGTTGTCGTTGCAGGAATACCCGGATCAGGAAGTACCACCGTACTTCAACATGCTCTTAAAGAAACAGATTACGTTCATGTGAATTATGGTGATGTTATGTTGGAAATAGCCCAGGAAATGAAACTGGTGGAAGATCGGGATTCCATGCGCAAACTTCCTCCGGAAACCCAGAAAGAAGTCCAAAAAAAGGCAGCTGGGACCATACGAGCAAGGGCAGAAGTTGCCAACACCATAGTTGACACTCACTGCACCATTAAAACTCCATCTGGTTTCTTGCCAGGTTTGCCCCAGTGGGTCCTGGAAGAACTGCAGCCTGACATGTTCATTCTCATTGAAGCAGATGGTGATGAAATACTCATGCGCAGGGTGAGTGACACTACCCGAACCAGGGACACAGAACGCCTGCAGGACATTAACCTACATCAGGAAATGAACCGGGCTACAGCCATGGCCTACGCAGTTTACACCGGGGCCACTGTCAAGATTATTGAAAATCACAATGACCACTTAGAAAGTTCAGTTGAAGAAATGAAAAAAACATTGTAG
- a CDS encoding protein translocase subunit secY/sec61 alpha (PFAM: Plug domain of Sec61p; eubacterial secY protein~TIGRFAM: preprotein translocase, SecY subunit), protein MLKEALLPIFSYLPQVKSPSYRVPFKEKLKWTGVILILYFVLCQIPLFGLSSTSVDQFAQLRAVMAGSFGSILTLGIGPIVSASIILQLLVGGKILNLDLSQHDDKAFFQGTQKLLAVIFTLFEGGVLVLTGALSPSSPEFVWLMILQITIGGILIIFLDEVVSKWGFGSGVGLFIAAGVSAQIITGSLNPLSSPTSPGVPSGAIPQFIYLLTTSQPDFSLLIPIFAVIAVFLVVVYAESMRVEIPLSFGGVKGARGKYPLKFIYASNMPVILTSALLLNVQLFAALFQKLGFPILGTVSNGKAISGIAYYLTTPYGLSSILTNPLQVAIYGVVFIASCVLFAWLWVELSNIGPKAVAKQLHGMGMQIPGFRSSRTQFERILKKYIPAITILGGAFVGLLAFGADLTGALGGGTGVLLTVGIVYKLYEEIAQEQLMDMHPMLRKFLGD, encoded by the coding sequence TTGTTGAAGGAAGCTCTTCTGCCGATATTCTCATACTTACCCCAGGTAAAATCACCAAGTTACCGGGTTCCCTTTAAAGAAAAACTAAAGTGGACAGGGGTAATTTTGATACTGTACTTTGTACTATGTCAGATACCGTTATTTGGTTTAAGTTCAACTTCTGTGGACCAGTTCGCCCAGCTAAGAGCAGTAATGGCTGGTAGTTTTGGTTCCATACTTACCCTAGGTATCGGACCCATAGTATCTGCATCCATCATACTCCAGCTATTAGTTGGAGGTAAGATCCTGAACCTGGATCTTTCACAACATGATGATAAGGCTTTCTTCCAGGGAACACAGAAACTCCTTGCAGTTATATTCACTCTTTTTGAGGGTGGAGTACTGGTCCTTACTGGAGCACTTTCACCATCATCCCCAGAGTTCGTCTGGCTCATGATCCTGCAGATCACCATTGGAGGAATACTAATCATATTCCTGGATGAAGTAGTATCCAAATGGGGATTCGGAAGTGGAGTTGGACTATTCATCGCAGCAGGTGTTTCAGCACAAATAATTACAGGATCTTTAAATCCATTATCCTCCCCAACCTCGCCAGGGGTGCCTTCTGGTGCCATACCCCAGTTCATCTACTTATTAACCACTAGCCAACCTGACTTCAGTCTACTAATACCCATCTTCGCGGTGATTGCAGTGTTCTTGGTAGTGGTTTATGCAGAGAGTATGAGAGTGGAAATACCATTATCCTTTGGAGGGGTAAAGGGAGCCAGGGGTAAATATCCCTTAAAGTTCATTTATGCCAGTAACATGCCGGTTATATTAACCAGTGCATTACTCTTGAACGTGCAGTTATTTGCTGCATTGTTCCAGAAGTTAGGATTCCCTATTCTGGGGACAGTATCCAATGGTAAAGCCATAAGTGGAATAGCCTATTATTTAACCACGCCTTATGGTCTTTCAAGTATTCTTACCAATCCCCTGCAAGTGGCAATTTATGGTGTGGTATTCATTGCATCATGTGTATTATTTGCATGGCTATGGGTGGAACTTAGTAACATAGGACCCAAAGCAGTGGCCAAACAATTACATGGAATGGGAATGCAGATTCCTGGATTCAGGAGTAGTCGTACCCAGTTTGAAAGAATACTCAAAAAATATATCCCTGCAATCACAATCTTGGGAGGGGCTTTCGTAGGTCTTTTGGCCTTTGGAGCAGATCTCACAGGTGCTCTGGGAGGGGGAACAGGTGTTCTTTTGACAGTGGGTATTGTGTACAAACTCTATGAAGAAATAGCTCAGGAGCAGCTTATGGACATGCACCCAATGCTCAGGAAGTTCTTAGGTGATTAA
- a CDS encoding ribosomal protein L15 (PFAM: Ribosomal protein L18e/L15) translates to MIRRTRKIRKLRGSRTIGGGCSKKRRGAGHRGGRGKAGGHKHMWTWVVKFDPDRYGKYGFKRPQKTINKFKTVNLDYLDDNAEKLVEKELAQKEGDTIIIDVTQLGYDKVLGKGKITRSLTIKAPHFSASATRKIEENGGEAISLQ, encoded by the coding sequence ATGATAAGAAGAACCCGTAAGATACGGAAATTGCGTGGCTCCCGAACTATTGGGGGCGGTTGCTCTAAGAAAAGAAGAGGAGCCGGTCACCGTGGTGGAAGAGGAAAAGCCGGAGGCCATAAACATATGTGGACCTGGGTAGTTAAGTTCGACCCAGACCGATATGGTAAATATGGTTTCAAGAGACCACAAAAGACCATAAATAAGTTTAAAACAGTGAACCTGGATTATCTGGATGATAATGCAGAAAAACTGGTTGAAAAAGAATTAGCCCAGAAGGAAGGTGACACCATCATCATCGATGTCACCCAATTAGGATACGATAAAGTACTGGGCAAAGGAAAGATCACCAGATCTCTCACCATTAAGGCACCTCACTTCTCTGCAAGTGCTACTCGAAAAATTGAAGAAAATGGTGGAGAAGCAATCAGTCTCCAGTAG
- a CDS encoding 50S ribosomal protein L30P, archaeal (PFAM: Ribosomal protein L30p/L7e~TIGRFAM: 50S ribosomal protein L30P, archaeal), whose translation MIIALRVRGRTGIKKGIADTLDMLRLTRINHAVLLPENDSYLGMLRKGKDYITWGEIDPETLTQLIEKRGRFPGRERFTPEDVTGDYSSAEELSEAIIKGETTLEESGLKPIFRLHPPRKGYSHIRKSFNEGGTLGYRGEEISQLIKKMI comes from the coding sequence ATGATTATAGCATTAAGAGTCAGGGGACGTACTGGAATCAAAAAAGGCATAGCCGATACCCTGGATATGCTCCGACTTACCAGAATCAACCATGCAGTCCTATTACCTGAAAACGACAGTTACCTGGGAATGCTCAGGAAAGGAAAGGACTACATAACATGGGGTGAAATAGACCCGGAAACACTAACCCAACTCATAGAAAAAAGAGGACGATTCCCTGGAAGAGAAAGGTTCACTCCTGAAGATGTGACTGGAGACTACTCCTCAGCAGAGGAACTCTCTGAAGCAATCATAAAGGGAGAAACCACACTGGAAGAATCTGGTTTGAAACCCATCTTCAGACTACACCCACCACGAAAAGGTTACAGTCACATTCGAAAAAGTTTCAACGAAGGAGGAACACTGGGTTACAGGGGAGAAGAAATATCCCAACTCATCAAAAAAATGATTTAA
- a CDS encoding ribosomal protein S5/S2 (PFAM: Ribosomal protein S5, N-terminal domain; Ribosomal protein S5, C-terminal domain~TIGRFAM: ribosomal protein S5(archaeal type)/S2(eukaryote cytosolic type)), translating to MNDYNAEEWEPKTNLGRMVKEGQITSIDEIFDRGLPIMELEIVDSLLPDLEEEVMDVNLVQRMHKSGRKVNFRVIVAVGNKNGYVGLGQGKAKEVGPAIRKAVDNAKYNVIKVRRGCGDWGCVCGREHTVPFKVEGKKGSVRVTLIPAPGGVGLVIGNVGKTILGLAGIDDVWSQTMGQTQTTINFAGAVFDALKKLSMVKAPTKNLKKLGVCVE from the coding sequence ATGAATGATTATAACGCCGAAGAATGGGAACCCAAAACCAATCTAGGTCGCATGGTAAAGGAGGGTCAGATCACCAGTATCGATGAGATCTTCGACAGGGGTCTGCCTATCATGGAACTGGAAATCGTTGATTCCCTGCTTCCAGATCTCGAAGAAGAGGTTATGGATGTGAACCTGGTGCAGAGAATGCACAAATCCGGACGTAAAGTGAATTTCCGGGTTATAGTAGCAGTGGGAAACAAAAACGGTTATGTTGGATTGGGACAGGGTAAAGCCAAAGAAGTAGGCCCTGCCATCAGAAAAGCAGTGGACAACGCCAAATACAATGTCATCAAGGTTCGCCGAGGATGTGGAGATTGGGGATGTGTCTGCGGACGAGAACACACCGTACCTTTCAAAGTAGAAGGTAAAAAAGGCAGTGTTCGTGTAACCCTAATACCCGCCCCTGGTGGAGTTGGACTGGTAATTGGAAATGTGGGTAAAACCATCCTTGGACTGGCTGGAATCGACGATGTATGGTCCCAGACCATGGGACAGACCCAGACCACCATCAACTTTGCAGGTGCAGTATTCGATGCCCTCAAAAAGTTAAGTATGGTAAAAGCCCCAACTAAAAACCTTAAAAAACTGGGCGTCTGTGTGGAGTAA